The segment TGTCCGACGCCACCCCATCCGCCGCCGATACCCCAAATCTCCCCGAcacccccgcctccgcctccgccgaacCCGAGACCCCCTTCTccgacgccgcgctcgccgatGCATCCGATGCTGATGCCTCGGGCGTCGCCGCGCCACCCGACGACGACGGGACCAACCCGTTGGGCGGCGCCATGAAGCACATGGCCCTCgcgcccccggcgccgccgagcaagaagtccaagaagaagaacagcAACAGCGTCTGGACCAGGCCCAACTCCCGCAAGGGCAAGAAGAAGGCCAAGCAGCCGGCCaacgccctcgccggcggcagcggcggcgccaacgGCCGCCTCCCCAAGCCCTCCAGCGGCGAGGATGAGCTCGTCCTCACCCCGGCGCCCCGATTCGCCGCCGAGCGCAACGACGACGCGCCCGATCGGCCCGTGCTCCTCTCCCGCGTCTTCAAGTCCGACAAGGTCGAGGTCTCCGACGACCGCCTCACCGCCGGCAGCACAAAGGGCTACCGGATGGTGCGCGCCACCCGCGGCGTCGCTGCCGGCGCTTGGTACTTCGAGGTCAAGGTCCTTCACCTCGGCAGCACCGGCCACACCCGCCTTGGATGGGCTACCAACAATGCTGACATCCACGCACCCGTTGGCTACGATGTGTTTGGATTCGGATACCGCGACATGGATGGCACCAAGGTGCACAAGGCATGGAGGGCCAATTACGCTGACCAAGGCTATGGCGATGGCGATGTCCTCGGCTTCTACATTCATCTTCCTGACGGGGAGCTGTATGAGCCCAAGCAGCCCTTCCTGGTTCACTACAAGGGGCTTCCTTTCCGCGCAGAAGCTCCCAAGGCGGCTGAGCAGAAGACGCCGGATCCAGTTCCTGGTCAGTACCATACTACCATTGTGTTTGACTCTACACTTTTCAATAGACTAGTGGTAGATTGTCAGCCAGGAAAACAACAAATGCTATTTTTCATGAAACAACTTGGTATGAACTAGCAATTTCACAGATAAAATTCTGTGTAATAACAAGGATGCAGGTTTCATGATGTTATATGCAATACTTGGCATAATGTAGAATTTGTACCAATTACGGAATTACCAGTAGTAGATTTTCATTTTAAAGTGATTTAGGATTCAGGATTTAGGATCCTGTTCCTGGTGAGTGCCACCGGTGTTACTTCATGTGTTTTAGTGGACTAGTTGCAGATCACCGTGCTAGGAAAATAACACATGCTATGTTTCACAAAACAAATGGGTATGAACTAGCTATTTCACAAATAACATTCTGTACATAATAACAAGGGTGCACATCTGATGACGTTATATGCAATACTGTGTGCCAATTACCAATGGCAGaattgcataaaaaaaataagtgattTAGGTTTTAGGCAGTGTTTTTATAGATGCATGGTTATACAACAAACATTACAACTTCCAATGGTTAAAGGGTGATAGTAGTGCACTTGTCCTTACAAAACTGAAAAGTACAGCTAATAAGCTTCATCGGTCTTTTGCATTCTGTATTGCTCAGTTTCACGAGTTTGTAGTAAATATCTCAATCCCATTGGTCAGCTTGGGGGGATTGTTTTGATGTTTCCTATTCAACCTTTGAGAAAATTCTTGATCCCTGTTTGGACACAAGGTTACCTACATGTGTGTCAGTAGTCACTATATCTCAATTGCACAAACTAGATAGTTTTCACTCACTTCTCTTGAAATCATTTCCAAAGCATAGTGTTCTGTACCAAGAAATATAGTTATTGCATATCTTCATCTGTATTATTGGAGGCGCTTAGTGCAGAAGCATAATGCCATAATATGGTAATGGTGAGTGCAACATACAGTTCATAAGTCAAAATGTACACCAGGAAAGCAAAGGAAGCAGCTTATGTTACTTGAGTGATGCTATCTTGAGAATGTAAACCAGAAAAGCAAAGGAAGCACAACATGAAAATGTAACGATTTGCTTCTGCAGCAGCCTTACAATATGCATAACTTCTTAATTTTCCACTCAATCAAAGACAAGAAATATCCATGAAATGTAACAAAATTTACCTCATTGTCCTGTTCAAGAGTATCTATATCTTCATCTGACGATACATTCTATAATATTTATACTGAActataaatacttatatttttccGTTCTGTGATTTGTCTACATCACAAGTACAACATAAGATACTGTACTAATCCTGATCTCAAGGTCTCCCTCCTACATCAAAGAGGTTACCTTGGGTGTTTTTACTTATCCAGTCAACATTCCACCTTATCTTGCATTATATTATGCCTACTTGAATATGAAAGACACTACAGTAAGATTTTAGTTGCCGCAAAGGCACTAATTGAAAAGTTTCAATATTAGATATTCAGTGCAGGTATCCTGTAATAGGTGCACATTAATATCTTCCACTAGATCTCTCTGTCTTGCCTACATGGTCTTTTTTGTTTAAACAGAAAAGGGGTTACTTGTTTGTTTTTCGCATACAAAGTCAGGGTCCTAACAATGATTGTTTTGCAAAGTTGCACTATATGACACTTCCTACTTTGTAGCATCCATTGTTTTATCTGTTCAACCTCTCACTGGTTTTTCATCAAATAATCCATTTTGCAAATGCAGGTAGCGAGATATGCTACTTCAAGAATGGGATATGCCAGGGCACTGCTTTTGTGGACATTCCTGGAGGGCGGTACTACCCAGCTGCGTCAATGTATACACTGCCTGACCAACCAAACTGTCAAGTCAGGTTCAACTTTGGTCCCAATT is part of the Oryza glaberrima chromosome 12, OglaRS2, whole genome shotgun sequence genome and harbors:
- the LOC127757129 gene encoding protein TRAUCO-like; this translates as MADAAADDDAPPSPPPSAFHPASADTPMSDATPSAADTPNLPDTPASASAEPETPFSDAALADASDADASGVAAPPDDDGTNPLGGAMKHMALAPPAPPSKKSKKKNSNSVWTRPNSRKGKKKAKQPANALAGGSGGANGRLPKPSSGEDELVLTPAPRFAAERNDDAPDRPVLLSRVFKSDKVEVSDDRLTAGSTKGYRMVRATRGVAAGAWYFEVKVLHLGSTGHTRLGWATNNADIHAPVGYDVFGFGYRDMDGTKVHKAWRANYADQGYGDGDVLGFYIHLPDGELYEPKQPFLVHYKGLPFRAEAPKAAEQKTPDPVPGSEICYFKNGICQGTAFVDIPGGRYYPAASMYTLPDQPNCQVRFNFGPNFEFFPEDFGGRLIPRPMSDVPYRPFELANGGPAENGTAEKNI